From Streptomyces fungicidicus, one genomic window encodes:
- a CDS encoding 5-dehydro-4-deoxyglucarate dehydratase, translated as MDLGELVTPAAPLAARLGVPSGPLFFPVTAYAPDGAVDLDTYRLHVRRGVEAGAAAVFACCGTGEFHALTPEEFELCVTAAVEVADGRVPVVAGAGYGTALAVRYARLAGRAGADGLLAMPPYLVRAGQEGLLRHYREVAAATSLPMIVYQRDNAVLTPEAVVELARTEGIIGLKDGLGDLDLMQRILSAVRADGRGDFLYFNGLPTAELTQSAYRGIGVTLYSSAVFCFAPEIAVACHTAFRTGDTDTVNRLVDGFYRPFVELRDKGPGYAVSLVKAGVRMRGLDVGEVRPPLHEPAGDHVKQLARLIERGHALLEEGK; from the coding sequence ATGGACCTGGGAGAGCTCGTGACGCCAGCAGCCCCTCTCGCCGCCCGACTCGGTGTCCCCAGCGGGCCGCTGTTCTTCCCGGTCACCGCCTACGCACCCGACGGCGCCGTCGACCTCGACACCTACCGGCTCCATGTGCGGCGCGGCGTGGAGGCCGGGGCCGCCGCGGTGTTCGCCTGCTGCGGCACCGGCGAGTTCCACGCGCTGACACCGGAGGAGTTCGAGCTGTGCGTGACGGCGGCCGTCGAGGTCGCCGACGGGCGCGTCCCGGTCGTCGCGGGCGCCGGCTACGGCACCGCGCTCGCGGTCCGCTACGCCCGCCTCGCCGGGCGCGCCGGGGCCGACGGACTGCTGGCCATGCCCCCGTACCTGGTCAGGGCCGGGCAGGAGGGACTGCTGCGGCACTACCGGGAGGTGGCCGCCGCGACCTCCCTGCCCATGATCGTCTACCAGCGGGACAACGCCGTCCTCACCCCCGAGGCCGTCGTCGAACTGGCCCGCACCGAGGGGATCATCGGCCTCAAGGACGGCCTCGGCGACCTCGACCTGATGCAGCGCATCCTCAGCGCCGTACGGGCCGACGGCCGCGGGGACTTCCTGTACTTCAACGGGCTGCCCACCGCCGAACTGACCCAGTCCGCCTACCGGGGCATCGGCGTCACCCTCTACTCGTCCGCGGTGTTCTGCTTCGCGCCCGAGATCGCGGTCGCCTGCCACACCGCCTTCCGCACCGGCGACACGGACACCGTGAACCGTCTCGTCGACGGCTTCTACCGGCCGTTCGTCGAACTGCGCGACAAGGGCCCCGGCTACGCGGTCTCCCTCGTCAAGGCCGGCGTACGGATGCGCGGCCTCGACGTGGGGGAGGTGCGGCCGCCGCTGCACGAACCGGCCGGGGACCATGTCAAGCAGCTCGCTCGGCTGATCGAGCGGGGACACGCGCTGCTAGAGGAGGGCAAGTGA
- a CDS encoding NAD-dependent epimerase/dehydratase family protein: MPAPRTVLLTGAAGGLGTLMRGLLPEYGYDLRLLDLRPVDGEPDSIVADLTDKDAVREAVRGVDAIIHLAGISLEASFEKILGANIEGTYHLYEAAREEGVGRVVFASSNHAVGYTPRPVGDDPLIPVDTPRRPDTFYGLSKCFGEDLAQLYWDKHGLETVSVRIGSCFPEPTSVRMLSVWMSPADGARLFHAALTAEDVGHTVVHGSSANTRLWWDLGSARALGYDPQDDSERYAGKLVAEQGELDPDNPAHARLGGHFVTDPPIWPY; encoded by the coding sequence ATGCCCGCTCCCCGCACCGTTCTGCTCACCGGCGCCGCCGGCGGACTCGGCACCCTGATGCGCGGTCTGCTCCCCGAGTACGGCTACGACCTGCGCCTGCTGGACCTGCGTCCGGTCGACGGCGAGCCGGACTCGATCGTCGCGGACCTCACCGACAAGGACGCCGTGCGCGAGGCGGTCCGCGGCGTCGACGCGATCATCCACCTCGCGGGCATCTCCCTGGAAGCCTCCTTCGAGAAGATCCTCGGGGCCAACATCGAGGGCACCTACCACCTGTACGAGGCGGCCCGGGAGGAGGGCGTCGGACGCGTCGTCTTCGCCTCCTCCAACCACGCCGTCGGCTACACCCCGCGCCCGGTCGGCGACGACCCCCTCATCCCGGTCGACACCCCGCGCCGCCCCGACACCTTCTACGGCCTGTCCAAGTGCTTCGGCGAGGACCTCGCCCAGCTCTACTGGGACAAGCACGGCCTGGAGACCGTCTCCGTGCGCATCGGCTCCTGCTTCCCCGAGCCGACCAGCGTGCGCATGCTCTCGGTGTGGATGAGCCCCGCCGACGGCGCGCGCCTCTTCCACGCGGCCCTGACCGCCGAGGACGTCGGACACACCGTGGTCCACGGCTCCTCCGCCAACACCCGCCTGTGGTGGGATCTCGGCTCCGCGCGCGCCCTCGGCTACGACCCGCAGGACGACTCCGAGCGGTACGCCGGGAAGCTCGTCGCCGAGCAGGGCGAACTCGACCCGGACAACCCGGCGCACGCCCGCCTGGGCGGCCACTTCGTCACCGACCCGCCGATCTGGCCGTACTGA
- a CDS encoding DeoR/GlpR family DNA-binding transcription regulator, with product MSNRTAEERQREIVRVARTTGAVDVTALAADLGVAKETVRRDLRALEDHGLVRRTHGGAYPVESAGFETTLAFRATSHVPEKRRVAAAAAELLGDAETVFVDEGFTPQLIAEALPADRPLTVVTASLPVAGALAGTGTVSVLLLGGRVRSGTLATVDHWTTRMLSGFVIDLAFIGANGISREHGLTTPDPAVSEVKAQAVRAARRVVFAGVHTKFGAVSFCRFAEVGALEAIVTSTLLPAAEAHRYSLLGPQVVRV from the coding sequence ATGAGCAACAGGACGGCCGAAGAGCGCCAGAGGGAGATCGTGCGGGTGGCGCGAACCACCGGCGCGGTCGACGTCACCGCGCTCGCCGCCGACCTGGGCGTGGCCAAGGAGACCGTACGGCGGGATCTGCGCGCCCTGGAGGACCACGGCCTGGTGCGCCGCACCCACGGCGGCGCCTACCCCGTGGAGAGCGCCGGCTTCGAGACCACGCTCGCCTTCCGCGCCACCAGCCACGTGCCCGAGAAGCGCAGGGTCGCGGCCGCCGCGGCCGAGCTGCTCGGGGACGCCGAGACGGTCTTCGTCGACGAGGGCTTCACCCCCCAGCTCATCGCCGAGGCCCTGCCCGCCGACCGGCCGCTCACCGTGGTCACCGCCTCCCTGCCGGTCGCGGGCGCGCTCGCCGGGACGGGCACCGTGTCCGTGCTGCTGCTCGGCGGCCGGGTCCGCTCCGGAACCCTCGCCACCGTCGACCACTGGACGACGAGGATGCTCTCCGGCTTCGTCATCGACCTGGCCTTCATCGGCGCCAACGGCATCTCCCGCGAACACGGGCTGACCACGCCCGACCCCGCCGTCAGCGAGGTCAAGGCGCAGGCGGTCCGGGCCGCCCGCCGGGTGGTGTTCGCCGGCGTCCACACCAAGTTCGGGGCGGTCAGCTTCTGCCGGTTCGCCGAGGTCGGCGCGCTGGAGGCGATCGTCACGAGCACGCTGCTCCCGGCGGCCGAGGCCCACCGCTACTCCCTGCTCGGGCCGCAGGTCGTCCGGGTCTGA